A genomic region of Procambarus clarkii isolate CNS0578487 chromosome 30, FALCON_Pclarkii_2.0, whole genome shotgun sequence contains the following coding sequences:
- the LOC138370079 gene encoding uro-adherence factor A-like isoform X2: MSSLHDINSSSSPHDDDSSPSSLNDTHSLSSMHDSAHSPSSMHDSAHSPSSMHDSAHSPSSMHDSAHSPSSMQDNEYSPSSLNDTSLTSQDGISTSSSLHEDIHSSSSLQQDVQENSQFPSVFTDTHSSSLNEKDYSQSHHGINFKSIDKEVQSPYANEDIIFSSVYEKSLYEREEAPNSPTVHDVLQFPGEQEEHYSSASVHKEIHSYSLHEEIHTPSVNEEIHTPSVNEEIHTPSVNEEVIFLSVHEEDQSLATQKLHFSSVNEEAILPSMQDEDQSPSTHKVHSPSLNEEIIFLAVHEENQSPSVQEVKFTLVNEDNIFPSSQEELHSSSINESCFPSVHENVQFSSVNEEVSSPTVNEEVSSPTVNEEVSFPSVNVVSSPSVNEVSSLYANEDVYFQPELKHVHSQLQQVYNQSTHGEMYCSSEQEIPASQEHEEVPASTEDEEELSSLECEEVHASLEREEVPASYKCEEVPVSLEHEEVPVSLEHEEVPATVEHEEVLASLEHKESFAPLEYEEVPASLEHEEVSASFEHEEISAPLEHEEVPAPLEHEEGFASLEHEEVFAPLQHEEVPAPLEHEEVSASLEHEEVSASLEHEEVSASLEHEEVSASLEHEEVPASLEHKEVFASHEHEEVPASLEHKEVSVSLEHKEIFASLEHEEVLASLEHKEVFASHEHEEVPASLEHEEVSASLEHKEVSAPLEHEEVSAPLEHEEVFTPLKHEEIFAPLEHEEVPASTEHEDRDSSTEHERQCSLSVHEKLHTQSPYVHEEEAHSTILQAEDIHSASTLHKDAYSTTVHEDIHSQSSHYYNVPSMAPHDVLNMSSDYGDTLASSTPKDTLFQLNTVEEQSLSLQEDHSQSSQEGITLPLSLSKNAHFPHAHEEAHSPSEHEDVYSPTNSESAFSPFSYHDSNHSPPLHENDSIFNYPGSTQENDSNDNSLSSIVEKDSIEYSTPHVNRYPSSLQDDVEPSILSYNDHSTLATELVDPKFQNESENINLPSYLTHEKDSNTQEFDSLRENELHVEEVKHDSFLTESLPEVRPTYISESVPENSAESFGSDFVVIEELSDVNELKLSEVLKVDEVEEQDFESYPLKFKPENMSEFALSDNKFEELSEPRINSTAIISQEPNLKESSLSPIVDMHTELTSLDKFSKEKSNMYQNYSTLSGIEEDLEKPSNSFSSDLKSNELALNSLESNVDALKFDNISEFPVANKGVVVSVISSVSESEPMNQLISNLETEPENMEKSVIELQYESTTKYPVIKESSKDLESFMEEEQQAMEPESFTLDRDQNNVAQSPHYNNLIGMDSEARTFRSKIADEFSNSEEEHHYDTEVELSIKGYDPLSHFTSDFTMQKPKENLVVLPLSNEILNDAVFSISNINQESPTNELHTEYIEIEAPISSPEMLEEKKTFEFNEVETESDDGHMLTLLHHRPENPEGSFVFENETDSAVDFVLSGDRENKETDSLKTQDSENYFGKEREPLEFEGEHRNVSSQKIENDLENYVGSTPGHHLMSLPKNQYDSLESQSESVNSELLYSSTEPKTVDNTFNYDSIPDDDSSLFPTKLASAQAFEFDGHLKAEDLKNNLDLLEEGNPSSFSRSSSLSSNKTFEHILTESHFKSHQDASDSLSEPELKGYNPFTDNVDDDIAVIPGSAVSHISSSTFPVEPVELVAQMRSPTLSPISVHATSESDFHVFEFGEINENNSHYKNDESENLSDFQGSDAGSPTYKNKVKSTEVALYGMQFDAVEKNSTSERLSDAMMFDIEPDMHDRLHDMPDQIQNLSDSSTFEGNTLTVETNNYKDTQNADTDFPFASQSSFQDSYQVKITGPSLFENTSQFPGEPIQTERTSLSFKQFSFPESKSEVTVAPFHHDSLKSQTDAASSKTESECFGVSSPIDIDYQTKFYKLNEESSSNLLNYNTPGVNGGVLNRSNNPFDIDYVNESNLLEQNVSENSGLVFSTETTNGLHSVNGASIDKLNSPQTVNGMNSQLSNSSVL; the protein is encoded by the exons ATGTCATCTCTGCATGATATAAATTCTTCATCTTCTCCCCACGATGATGattcctctccatcttctttgAATGATACTCATTCCTTATCATCTATGCATGATAGTGCTCATTCCCCATCTTCCATGCATGATAGTgctcattcgccatcttccatgcaTGATAGTgctcattcgccatcttccatgcaTGATAGTGCTCATTCCCCATCTTCCATGCAAGACAATGAGTATTCTCCATCTTCTCTAAATGATACAAGCTTAACTTCTCAAGATGGTATTTCAACTTCATCTTCCTTACATGAGGATATTCATTCTTCATCTTCTCTACAACAGGATGTTCAAGAAAATAGTCAATTTCCATCTGTATTTACAGATACCCACTCTTCATCTTTAAATGAAAAGGATTATTCCCAATCTCACCATGGAATAAACTTCAAATCTATTGACAAAGAGGTCCAGTCTCCATATGCAAATGAAGATATAATTTTCTCATCTGTATATGAAAAGAGCCTTTATGAACGTGAAGAGGCCCCCAATTCTCCAACTGTACATGATGTACTTCAATTCCCAGGTGAGCAGGAAGAGCATTATTCTTCTGCATCTGTACACAAAGAAATCCATTCCTACTCACTACATGAAGAGATCCATACTCCATCTGTAAATGAAGAGATCCATACTCCATCTGTAAATGAAGAGATCCATACTCCGTCTGTAAATGAAGAGGTAATTTTCTTGTCTGTACACGAGGAGGACCAATCCCTAGCCACACAAAAACTCCATTTCTCATCTGTAAATGAAGAGGCAATTCTCCCATCTATGCAAGATGAGGACCAGTCTCCATCCACACACAAAGTCCATTCACCATCACTAAATGAAGAGATAATTTTCCTGGCTGTACATGAAGAGAACCAGTCACCATCTGTACAAGAAGTTAAATTTACATTAGTAAATGAAGATAACATTTTCCCATCTTCACAAGAAGAGCTCCATTCTTCATCCATAAACGAGTCCTGTTTCCCATCTGTTCATGAAAATGTTCAATTCTCATCTGTAAATGAGGAGGTCAGTTCTCCAACTGTAAATGAGGAGGTCAGTTCTCCAACTGTAAATGAGGAGGTCAGTTTTCCATCTGTAAATGTGGTCAGTTCTCCATCTGTAAATGAGGTCAGTTCTTTATATGCAAATGAAGATGTTTATTTCCAACCTGAACTTAAGCATGTTCACTCCCAGCTTCAACAGGTATACAACCAATCTACACATGGAGAAATGTATTGCTCATCTGAACAGGAGATCCCTGCCTCACAGGAACATGAAGAGGTTCCTGCCTCAACTGAAGATGAAGAGGAGCTTTCCTCACTTGAATGTGAAGAGGTCCATGCCTCACTTGAACGTGAAGAGGTCCCTGCCTCATACAAATGTGAAGAAGTCCCTGTCTCACTTGAGCATGAAGAGGTTCCTGTCTCATTAGAGCACGAAGAGGTCCCTGCCACAGTTGAACATGAAGAGGTCCTTGCCTCTCTTGAACACAAAGAGAGCTTTGCCCCACTTGAATACGAAGAGGTCCCTGCCTCACTTGAACACGAAGAGGTCTCTGCTTCATTTGAACACGAAGAGATCTCTGCCCCACTTGAACATGAAGAGGTCCCTGCCCCACTTGAACACGAAGAGGGCTTTGCCTCACTTGAACACGAAGAGGTCTTTGCCCCACTTCAACATGAAGAAGTCCCTGCCCCACTTGAACACGAAGAGGTCTCTGCCTCACTTGAACACGAAGAG GTCTCTGCCTCACTTGAACACGAAGAGGTCTCTGCCTCACTTGAACACGAAGAGGTCTCTGCCTCACTTGAACACGAAGAGGTCCCTGCCTCACTTGAACACAAAGAGGTCTTTGCCTCACATGAACATGAAGAGGTCCCTGCCTCACTTGAACACAAAGAGGTATCTGTCTCACTTGAACACAAAGAGATCTTTGCCTCACTTGAACATGAAGAGGTCCTTGCCTCACTTGAACACAAAGAGGTCTTTGCCTCACATGAACATGAAGAGGTCCCTGCCTCACTTGAACACGAAGAGGTCTCTGCCTCACTTGAACACAAAGAGGTCTCTGCCCCACTTGAACACGAAGAGGTCTCTGCCCCACTTGAACATGAAGAGGTCTTTACCCCACTTAAACATGAAGAGATCTTTGCCCCACTTGAGCATGAAGAGGTCCCTGCCTCAACTGAACATGAAGATAGAGATTCCTCAACTGAACATGAGAGGCAGTGTTCTCTGTCTGTACACGAAAAGCTCCATACCCAGTCCCCTTATGTACATGAAGAAGAGGCTCATTCCACAATTTTGCAGGCAGAGGATATCCACTCAgcatcaacactacacaaggaTGCATATTCAACAACTGTCCATGAGGATATTCACTCTCAATCATCTCATTATTATAATGTCCCTTCCATGGCTCCACATGATGTGCTTAATATGTCTTCTGATTATGGAGATACCCTAGCATCATCTACACCTAAGGATACTCTTTTCCAACTTAATACAGTTGAAGAACAATCCTTATCTCTACAGGAGGATCATTCCCAATCCTCACAGGAGGGAATCACTCTACCACTGTCATTGTCAAAGAATGCCCATTTCCCACATGCGCATGAAGAGGCTCATAGTCCTTCTGAACATGAGGATGTGTATTCCCCAACCAATTCTGAAAGTGCATTCTCTCCATTTTCCTATCATGATAGTAATCATTCACCACCTCTTCATGAGAATGATTCAATCTTCAATTACCCAGGTTCTACCCAAGAAAATGATTCCAATGATAATTCACTATCCTCTATTGTAGAGAAAGACTCCATCGAATATTCAACACCACATGTCAATAGGTATCCATCATCTCTGCAAGATGACGTTGAGCCATCTATATTATCTTATAATGATCATTCTACCTTAGCAACTGAGCTTGTGGACCCCAAATTTCAGAATGAAAGTGAAAACATTAATCTACCATCATATCTTACACATGAGAAAGATTCAAACACTCAAGAATTTGATTCACTTAGAGAGAATGAATTGCATGTGGAAGAAGTTAAACATGATTCATTTCTTACAGAATCTCTTCCTGAGGTTAGACCAACTTACATATCAGAAAGTGTGCCAGAAAATAGTGCTGAATCTTTTGGCAGTGATTTTGTAGTAATAGAGGAATTATCTGATGTGAATGAACTAAAGCTTTCAGAAGTACTGAAAGTTGATGAGGTTGAAGAGCAAGATTTTGAGTCATACCCTCTTAAATTCAAACCAGAAAACATGTCGGAATTTGCATTGTCAGATAATAAATTTGAAGAACTTTCAGAACCTCGAATAAACTCAACAGCTATAATTTCTCAAGAACCAAATTTGAAAGAGAGCTCTCTGTCTCCGATAGTTGATATGCACACAGAACTGACATCTCTTGATAAATTCAGTAAAGAAAAATCTAACATGTATCAGAATTATTCTACGTTATCGGGAATTGAAGAGGATCTAGAAAAGCCTTCAAATTCTTTTTCTTCTGATTTGAAGTCAAATGAATTAGCTCTAAATTCACTAGAGTCTAATGTTGATGCTCTAAAATTTGACAATATTTCAGAATTTCCAGTTGCTAATAAGGGAGTAGTAGTTTCTGTGATATCCTCTGTGTCTGAGAGTGAACCTATGAATCAGCTCATCTCAAATTTAGAGACAGaaccagaaaacatggaaaagtcTGTGATTGAGCTACAATATGAGAGCACCACAAAGTATCCTGTAATAAAGGAAAGTTCTAAAGACTTGGAATCTTTTATGGAAGAAGAGCAGCAAGCGATGGAGCCTGAATCATTTACATTGGACAGGGACCAAAATAACGTTGCTCAATCTCCACACTATAATAACTTGATAGGTATGGACAGTGAGGCGAGAACTTTTCGCTCAAAAATTGCAGATGAATTTAGCAATTCCGAAGAAGAGCATCATTACGATACAGAAGTGGAACTGTCCATTAAAGGTTATGATCCCTTATCACACTTTACATCAGATTTCACTATGCAGAAACCAAAGGAAAATCTTGTTGTTCTTCCATTGTCAAATGAAATACTAAATGATGCAGTTTTTTCCATTTCGAATATTAATCAAGAAAGTCCTACAAATGAGCTTCATACAGAGTACATTGAAATAGAGGCACCTATATCCTCGCCTGAAATGCTAGAAGAAAAGAAGACCTTTGAATTTAACGAAGTTGAAACTGAATCAGATGATGGCCATATGCTGACTTTACTTCATCACAGACCGGAAAATCCAGAAGGATCATTCGTTTTTGAAAATGAAACTGATAGTGCTGTAGATTTTGTACTTTCAGGGGACAGAGAAAACAAAGAAACTGATTCATTGAAAACTCAAGATTCAGAAAACTATTTTGGCAAAGAGAGAGAACCTTTAGAATTTGAAGGGGAGCATAGAAATGTGAGTTCTCAAAAAATTGAGAATGACTTGGAAAATTATGTAGGAAGTACTCCAGGACATCATCTTATGAGTCTACCAAAGAATCAATATGATAGTCTGGAGTCTCAGAGTGAATCTGTAAATTCAGAATTGTTATATTCTTCAACAGAACCAAAAACTGTTGACAACACCTTTAACTATGACAGTATCCCAGATGATGATTCATCGTTATTTCCCACAAAACTTGCATCTGCTCAGGCTTTTGAATTTGATGGCCATTTGAAAGCTGAAGATCTTAAAAACAACTTGGATCTTCTCGAAGAAGGGAATCCCTCATCTTTTTCtagatcatcatcattatcatcaaacAAAACCTTTGAGCACATTTTAACTGAGAGTCATTTTAAGAGTCATCAAGATGCCTCCGACTCTTTAAGTGAACCAGAGCTCAAAGGATATAATCCATTTACGGACAATGTTGATGATGACATCGCAGTAATTCCAGGGTCTGCTGTTTCGCATATCTCCTCAAGTACTTTTCCAGTAGAGCCTGTTGAATTAGTAGCTCAAATGAGAAGTCCTACATTATCTCCCATCAGTGTTCATGCAACAAGTGAGTCAGACTTTCATGTCTTTGAATTTGGAGAGATAAATGAGAATAATTCCCATTATAAAAATGATGAGTCAGAAAATCTTTCTGATTTTCAAGGAAGTGATGCTGGCTCTCCAACATATAAAAATAAAGTTAAATCAACCGAGGTCGCTTTGTATGGTATGCAGTTTGATGCAGTTGAAAAGAATAGCACATCAGAGAGACTTTCAGATGCTATGATGTTTGATATTGAACCAGATATGCATGATAGGTTACATGACATGCCTGATCAAATTCAGAATTTATCAGATTCATCAACATTTGAAGGAAATACCCTCACTGTAGAAACAAATAATTACAAGGATACACAAAATGCAGACACTGACTTTCCTTTCGCATCACAAAGCAGTTTTCAGGACAGTTATCAAGTGAagattacaggtccttcactgtTTGAGAATACCTCTCAATTTCCCGGTGAACCTATCCAAACGGAAAGAACCTCGCTGTCTTTCAAACAATTTTCTTTTCCCGAGAGTAAATCCGAGGTAACTGTTGCGCCATTTCATCATGATAGTTTAAAATCACAGACTGATGCTGCAAGTTCTAAGACTGAAAGTGAATGTTTTGGGGTATCTTCCCCAATTGACATTGACTATCAAACTAAGTTTTACAAGCTCAATGAGGAGAGCAGCAGTAATCTCCTAAATTACAATACTCCAGGAGTTAATGGAGGAGTGTTAAACAGGAGCAACAACCCTTTTGATATTGATTATGTTAATGAGAGCAATTTACTTGAACAAAATGTTTCTGAAAATAGTGGACTAGTTTTTTCTACCGAGACTACTAATGGTCTCCATTCTGTAAATGGTGCATCTATAGATAAGTTAAATAGTCCTCAAACTGTCAATGGCATGAATTCTCAACTTTCCAATTCTTCAGTTCTGTAA